In one window of Sphingomonas glaciei DNA:
- a CDS encoding type II secretion system F family protein, whose protein sequence is MSLTLLLLGLGVVGMLGMLYVALSGPSSGKALKRRIEAVRERHGASGVPAIANAQIRKLLSRKDSRMETMASGLIPRPAVMQLRLEKTGRKITLGRYAVINAGIVVTVAGLMMARGAPVLLSLMAGLFIGIGIPHFVIGKMITKRLKQFTANFPDAIELMVRGLRSGLPITETLTIVSGEISGPVGIEFRSVSDKMKIGLTMDAALQECADRLGTPEFQFFVITLAIQRETGGNLAETLSNLADVLRKRAQMKLKIKAMSSEAKASAMIVGALPFIVFTMVYLLNPNYMGGFFTDERLIVAGLGAMVWMGIGVAIMAKMVNFEI, encoded by the coding sequence ATGAGCCTGACCCTGTTGCTGCTTGGCCTTGGCGTGGTGGGCATGCTCGGCATGCTGTACGTCGCCCTGTCCGGCCCGAGTTCGGGCAAGGCGCTGAAGCGGCGGATCGAGGCGGTCCGCGAACGGCATGGCGCGTCTGGCGTCCCGGCCATCGCCAACGCCCAGATCCGCAAGCTGCTGTCGCGCAAGGACTCCAGGATGGAGACCATGGCGTCGGGCCTGATCCCGCGGCCGGCGGTCATGCAGCTTCGGCTGGAAAAGACCGGTCGCAAGATCACGCTCGGCCGCTATGCGGTGATCAATGCCGGCATCGTCGTGACCGTCGCCGGCCTCATGATGGCCCGCGGCGCGCCGGTCCTGCTGTCGCTGATGGCCGGCCTGTTCATCGGCATCGGCATCCCGCACTTCGTGATCGGAAAGATGATCACCAAGCGGCTCAAGCAGTTCACCGCCAACTTCCCCGATGCCATCGAACTGATGGTCCGCGGCCTGCGCTCGGGCCTTCCGATCACCGAGACCCTTACCATCGTGTCGGGCGAGATCAGCGGGCCCGTCGGCATCGAATTCCGCTCGGTCAGCGACAAGATGAAGATCGGCCTGACCATGGACGCGGCGCTTCAGGAATGCGCCGACCGCCTCGGCACGCCCGAGTTCCAGTTCTTCGTGATTACGCTGGCGATCCAGCGCGAGACCGGCGGCAATCTCGCCGAGACCCTGTCCAACCTGGCCGACGTGCTGCGCAAGCGCGCGCAGATGAAGCTCAAGATCAAGGCGATGAGCTCGGAAGCCAAGGCCTCGGCGATGATCGTCGGCGCCCTGCCCTTCATCGTCTTCACCATGGTCTACCTCCTGAACCCCAATTACATGGGCGGCTTCTTCACCGACGAGCGGCTGATCGTCGCCGGCCTTGGCGCGATGGTGTGGATGGGGATCGGCGTCGCCATCATGGCCAAGATGGTCAATTTCGAGATCTAG
- a CDS encoding pilus assembly protein CpaE, with product MNAPFQSRGGLRDPFTAFVCDDATADVLRPVAVEHGWSPDKVNKGGLRNAVQSLSVSASPNILFVDLSESADPLNDINALAEVCEPGTIVIAAGGVNDVRLYRDLLASGIHDYLLKPFSVDQLRDTFANAQMIISGPRGEAQTDKPHIMSAVIGVRGGVGASTLSTSLAWLLGEKAQRSTALLDLDIHFGTGALALDLEPGRGLTDAIENPSRIDGLFIERAMVRCNERLSVLSAEAPINQPLITDGTAYFQLQEEMKNAFEATVLDLPRNMLVQYPHMVHDAHVAVVVSNLTLAATRDTIRVLAWLKSNAPQTKVIMVANQVPSGGGLEISIKDFQDSVERKVDVQFTLDQKLAAQAAKLGKPMAEIASGKSAAPFSQLCNMVLSHATEEGAGDAAKAASAASGQSKSLMAGLKGMLAKQPAKAAA from the coding sequence ATGAACGCGCCGTTTCAATCCCGCGGGGGTCTGCGTGATCCGTTTACCGCATTCGTCTGCGACGACGCCACCGCCGATGTGCTTCGGCCGGTCGCAGTCGAGCATGGCTGGAGCCCGGACAAGGTCAACAAGGGTGGCCTTCGCAACGCAGTCCAGTCGCTGTCGGTCTCGGCCTCTCCGAACATCCTGTTCGTGGACCTGTCGGAATCGGCCGATCCGCTGAACGACATCAACGCGCTTGCCGAAGTGTGCGAGCCTGGGACGATCGTGATCGCGGCCGGCGGCGTCAACGACGTCCGCCTGTACCGCGACCTGCTCGCCAGCGGGATCCACGACTATCTACTCAAGCCGTTCAGCGTCGACCAGCTGCGCGACACCTTCGCCAATGCCCAGATGATCATCTCCGGCCCGCGCGGCGAAGCGCAGACCGACAAGCCGCACATCATGTCAGCGGTGATCGGTGTGCGCGGCGGTGTCGGCGCCTCGACCCTCAGCACCAGCCTCGCCTGGCTGCTGGGCGAAAAGGCGCAGCGTTCGACCGCCCTCCTCGATCTCGACATCCACTTCGGCACCGGCGCCCTCGCGCTCGACCTCGAGCCGGGCCGCGGCCTTACTGACGCGATCGAGAACCCGAGCCGCATCGACGGCCTGTTCATCGAACGCGCCATGGTTCGCTGCAACGAGCGCCTCAGCGTGCTGTCGGCCGAAGCGCCGATCAACCAGCCGCTGATCACCGACGGGACTGCCTACTTCCAGCTCCAGGAGGAGATGAAGAACGCGTTCGAGGCGACGGTGCTCGACCTGCCGCGCAACATGCTGGTCCAGTATCCGCACATGGTCCACGACGCCCATGTCGCGGTGGTGGTCAGCAACCTGACGCTGGCCGCGACCCGCGACACCATCCGGGTGCTCGCCTGGCTCAAGAGCAATGCCCCGCAGACCAAGGTGATCATGGTCGCCAACCAGGTCCCGTCGGGCGGAGGGCTGGAAATCTCGATCAAGGATTTCCAGGATTCGGTCGAGCGCAAGGTCGACGTCCAGTTCACGCTGGACCAGAAACTTGCGGCACAGGCCGCCAAGCTCGGCAAGCCGATGGCCGAAATCGCCAGCGGCAAGTCCGCCGCGCCCTTCTCCCAGCTGTGCAACATGGTGCTGAGCCATGCCACCGAAGAAGGCGCCGGCGATGCCGCCAAGGCCGCGTCGGCCGCGTCGGGCCAGTCCAAGTCGCTGATGGCGGGGCTCAAGGGCATGCTCGCCAAGCAGCCGGCCAAGGCTGCCGCCTGA
- a CDS encoding CpaD family pilus assembly protein — MIKTLPLLLLSCVALAGCQVHRGEDRPARGLEAVNVPVVSRADYVFDAAAPGGVLAATEAARLDGWLRGLELGYGDSIGVDGVDAVAARADVARVAGRYGLLLSDSVPITAGVIPPGSVRVVVTRTRASVPGCPNWSQPSTPNYSNETMSNFGCGVNSNLAAMVANPADLVSGRESSSTDASLGNKAIEAYRSRSPKVNQVEAASAKGN, encoded by the coding sequence ATGATCAAGACGCTTCCCCTTCTCCTTCTGAGCTGCGTTGCGCTGGCCGGCTGCCAGGTCCATCGCGGCGAGGATCGCCCCGCCCGCGGACTCGAGGCGGTCAATGTGCCGGTGGTCAGCCGCGCCGACTATGTGTTCGACGCCGCGGCGCCGGGCGGCGTGCTCGCCGCGACCGAAGCCGCCCGTCTCGACGGCTGGCTGCGTGGACTCGAGCTTGGCTATGGCGACTCGATCGGGGTCGATGGCGTGGACGCAGTGGCGGCCCGCGCCGACGTGGCGCGGGTGGCGGGGCGATATGGCCTGCTGCTTTCGGATTCGGTTCCGATCACCGCCGGAGTGATCCCGCCGGGCTCGGTCCGGGTGGTCGTGACCCGCACCCGCGCCAGCGTCCCGGGCTGTCCCAACTGGTCGCAACCCAGCACGCCGAATTACTCCAACGAGACCATGAGCAATTTTGGTTGCGGAGTGAACAGCAACCTCGCCGCCATGGTCGCCAATCCTGCCGACCTCGTCAGCGGCCGCGAAAGCTCGAGCACCGATGCGTCGCTCGGGAACAAGGCGATCGAAGCCTATCGCTCGCGTTCGCCGAAGGTGAACCAGGTGGAGGCGGCTTCCGCAAAGGGGAACTGA
- a CDS encoding type II and III secretion system protein family protein: protein MSKGNKSFGRVASAIAALALGASALSLAASPAVAQPMAARPSETLNISAGTGTLVRLSSPMSDLFISNDSIADVQVRSSTQLYVFGKGKGETTLYATDKSGRVVYAANVRVGNNISSVDEMLRAAMPEAQVQATPMNNLMLLTGTVASPEDASEAQRLVKAYVGDGMEVVSRLRTAVPLQVNLKVRIAEINRSALKQIGVNLLAGGNDFLFMQGQGIYLPEAGASDGTNGADAGKIIRDPLGATIGIAKRFLGLDITARLNLAETDGLATTLAEPNLTALSGETASFLAGGEFPIPISQGLGGSVSVEYKSYGVALAFTPIVMADGRISMRVRPEVSELSTEGALRLNGYSVPALVTRRTETTVEMGSGQSFMLAGLLKNTNNNTIDKAPFLGDLPILGALFRSRGYRRAETELVIIVTPYLVRPVNGRLATPVDGFRTAHEGTAILEGQHYTGVSGPRPVAVRPAPALSASVAGAPAAASAAPAAALPAPGFKL, encoded by the coding sequence ATGAGCAAGGGTAACAAGTCGTTCGGGCGGGTGGCTTCGGCCATCGCCGCCCTCGCCCTCGGCGCTTCGGCGCTGAGCCTGGCCGCCTCGCCGGCCGTCGCGCAGCCAATGGCCGCCCGTCCCTCGGAGACGCTCAATATCTCCGCCGGGACCGGCACGCTGGTTCGCCTGTCCTCGCCGATGAGCGACCTGTTCATCTCGAACGACTCGATCGCCGACGTCCAAGTCCGCTCCTCCACCCAGCTGTACGTGTTCGGCAAGGGCAAGGGCGAGACCACCTTGTATGCGACCGACAAGTCCGGCCGGGTGGTCTATGCCGCCAACGTTCGGGTCGGCAACAACATCAGCTCGGTCGACGAGATGCTGCGCGCGGCGATGCCGGAGGCGCAGGTCCAGGCGACGCCGATGAACAACCTCATGCTGCTGACCGGAACGGTCGCCAGCCCTGAGGATGCTTCCGAAGCGCAGCGCCTGGTCAAAGCCTATGTCGGCGATGGCATGGAGGTCGTTTCGCGTCTCCGCACCGCCGTCCCGCTGCAGGTCAACCTCAAGGTCCGGATCGCAGAAATCAACCGCTCGGCGCTGAAGCAGATCGGCGTCAACCTTCTCGCGGGTGGCAATGACTTCCTGTTCATGCAGGGCCAGGGCATCTACCTGCCTGAGGCCGGCGCCAGCGACGGGACCAATGGTGCGGACGCCGGGAAGATCATTCGCGATCCGCTCGGTGCGACGATCGGTATCGCCAAGCGGTTCCTCGGTCTCGACATCACTGCCCGCCTCAATCTGGCCGAGACCGATGGTCTTGCAACCACGCTTGCCGAACCGAATTTGACCGCATTGTCGGGTGAGACCGCGAGCTTCCTTGCCGGCGGCGAGTTCCCGATCCCGATCAGCCAGGGCCTCGGCGGCTCGGTGTCGGTCGAGTACAAGTCCTACGGCGTGGCGCTCGCCTTCACGCCGATCGTGATGGCCGACGGCCGTATCTCGATGCGGGTCCGCCCGGAAGTCAGCGAATTGTCGACCGAAGGCGCCCTCCGCCTTAACGGCTATTCGGTGCCTGCCCTGGTCACCCGCCGGACCGAGACCACCGTCGAGATGGGTTCGGGCCAGAGCTTCATGCTTGCCGGACTGCTCAAGAACACGAACAACAATACGATCGACAAGGCGCCGTTCCTCGGCGACCTGCCGATCCTCGGTGCGCTGTTCCGCTCGCGCGGTTACCGCCGCGCCGAAACCGAGCTGGTGATCATCGTCACGCCGTATCTGGTGCGGCCGGTCAACGGGCGGCTTGCGACCCCGGTCGACGGCTTCCGTACCGCCCACGAGGGCACCGCTATCCTCGAAGGTCAGCATTACACCGGCGTGTCGGGGCCGCGGCCCGTGGCGGTTCGCCCGGCGCCCGCTCTGTCGGCTTCGGTGGCGGGGGCTCCGGCAGCCGCTTCGGCGGCTCCGGCGGCGGCCCTGCCCGCTCCCGGATTCAAGCTGTGA
- the cpaB gene encoding Flp pilus assembly protein CpaB codes for MDVKKIALLLGALLVAAVTAVMAKNMFTGASAPKAEAAAVPMGPKVLVARKPLPVGAMVDAESFAYQPWPAELIQQAYYTEGGPDADVSKLIGTVVRNAITAGQPVTRGSLVGPQDRGFLAAALTPGMRAITVSVNDIAGVAGFIFPGDRVDMVLSQTVTGGGDGPPLKVSETIIRNLRVLATGQATSRQGEDGKPIVQSFGNVTFEVTPKLAEKISVAQSLGQLSLTLRSIADNQAELERMVSTGQVKVPAGASPAEERRILMAMASQPIDNSPTFATGGDVSRFQRRSVPARSASNGGGNGATVMVAPAPQAPAPAPSAAPSGPVGPSVRIARGNNVSFVPVGAR; via the coding sequence ATGGATGTGAAGAAGATTGCACTCCTGTTGGGGGCGTTGCTGGTTGCAGCAGTGACGGCCGTGATGGCCAAGAACATGTTCACCGGCGCGTCCGCTCCGAAGGCCGAGGCGGCAGCTGTGCCGATGGGCCCCAAGGTGCTGGTCGCCCGAAAGCCTCTTCCGGTCGGCGCGATGGTCGATGCCGAAAGCTTTGCCTATCAGCCCTGGCCGGCCGAATTGATCCAGCAGGCCTATTATACCGAAGGCGGCCCTGACGCCGACGTGTCCAAGCTGATCGGCACGGTGGTTCGCAATGCGATCACCGCCGGCCAGCCGGTCACCCGCGGTTCGCTGGTCGGCCCGCAGGATCGCGGCTTCCTTGCCGCCGCCCTGACCCCGGGAATGCGCGCCATCACGGTGTCGGTGAACGACATCGCGGGCGTTGCCGGCTTCATCTTCCCGGGCGACCGGGTCGACATGGTGCTGTCGCAGACCGTCACCGGCGGCGGCGACGGCCCGCCGCTCAAGGTGTCCGAGACGATCATCCGCAACCTGCGGGTACTCGCCACCGGCCAGGCCACCAGCCGCCAGGGCGAGGACGGCAAGCCGATCGTCCAAAGCTTCGGCAACGTCACCTTCGAGGTCACTCCCAAGCTTGCGGAGAAGATCTCGGTCGCCCAGAGCCTGGGCCAGCTCAGCCTCACGCTGCGCAGCATCGCCGACAACCAGGCCGAGCTCGAGCGGATGGTGTCGACCGGTCAGGTCAAGGTCCCGGCCGGCGCCAGCCCGGCGGAAGAGCGCCGCATCCTGATGGCGATGGCCAGCCAGCCGATCGACAATTCGCCAACCTTTGCCACCGGCGGTGACGTGTCGCGCTTCCAGCGCCGCTCGGTTCCGGCCCGGTCGGCCAGCAATGGCGGTGGCAACGGCGCAACGGTCATGGTCGCTCCGGCGCCCCAGGCACCGGCACCGGCCCCAAGCGCTGCTCCGTCCGGTCCGGTCGGACCGAGCGTCCGCATCGCCCGCGGCAACAATGTCAGCTTCGTTCCAGTGGGGGCTCGCTAA
- a CDS encoding NAD(P)/FAD-dependent oxidoreductase yields the protein MSRVEILIVGAGIAGASLAAEVAGRRRTLLVEAEAHPGYHSTGRSAAFWHEGYGGPLVAPLSRTSRPLLDEGGYLSPRGAIHLAREGEPIELVEGVTTHPLDRLQLERLLPGLAPEWMQGADEPSLADIDVASLHADCLAATRRAGGDVRTDARVACGERLSGGGWSVRLEDGSSLVADCIVNAAGAWGDQLAGAFGIAPLGLVPKRRTMVQLRVGRSGLARLPLVVAADGSFYFKGEGDSSLWLSPHDEIDCAPCDAAPEEIDVATAINRFQKVVDWPVEKVERRWAGLRTFTPDRVPAIGFASDDPDFFWCVGQGGFGIQTAPAAARLGAALLLGEGAMPEGVDPAVYDPARFAIGTA from the coding sequence ATGAGCAGGGTCGAAATCTTGATCGTCGGGGCGGGCATCGCGGGCGCCAGCCTTGCGGCGGAAGTCGCCGGCCGGCGCCGGACCCTGCTGGTCGAGGCGGAAGCGCATCCCGGCTATCACAGCACCGGACGCTCCGCCGCTTTCTGGCACGAAGGCTATGGCGGCCCGTTGGTCGCTCCGCTCAGCCGTACCAGCCGCCCGCTGCTGGACGAGGGCGGCTATCTGTCACCGCGCGGCGCCATCCACCTCGCTCGTGAGGGAGAGCCGATTGAGCTCGTCGAAGGGGTGACGACCCACCCGTTGGACCGTTTGCAGCTCGAGCGTTTGTTGCCCGGACTCGCACCGGAATGGATGCAGGGCGCCGACGAACCCTCGCTCGCCGACATCGATGTCGCCAGCCTACACGCCGACTGTCTCGCCGCCACCCGGCGGGCCGGGGGCGACGTGCGCACCGATGCGCGAGTGGCGTGCGGGGAGCGCCTGTCCGGCGGCGGCTGGTCGGTCCGGCTGGAGGATGGCAGCAGCCTGGTCGCCGATTGCATCGTCAACGCTGCGGGAGCGTGGGGCGATCAGCTCGCCGGGGCGTTCGGAATCGCGCCGCTCGGCCTCGTCCCCAAGCGCCGGACCATGGTGCAGCTGCGGGTCGGGCGGAGCGGCCTTGCCCGGCTGCCGCTGGTGGTCGCCGCCGACGGCAGTTTCTACTTCAAGGGTGAAGGCGATTCATCGCTGTGGCTCAGCCCGCACGACGAGATCGATTGCGCGCCCTGCGATGCCGCGCCCGAGGAAATCGATGTCGCCACCGCGATCAACCGCTTCCAGAAGGTAGTCGATTGGCCGGTCGAGAAGGTCGAGCGGCGCTGGGCCGGGCTTCGCACCTTCACCCCCGACCGGGTGCCGGCGATTGGCTTCGCCTCGGACGACCCCGACTTCTTCTGGTGCGTCGGCCAGGGCGGATTCGGGATCCAGACCGCACCGGCCGCGGCACGACTGGGGGCCGCACTGCTGCTGGGAGAAGGGGCGATGCCCGAGGGCGTCGATCCGGCGGTCTACGATCCCGCGCGATTCGCCATAGGGACGGCCTAG
- the rnhA gene encoding ribonuclease HI: MTELPQVEMFTDGACKGNPGPGGWGVLIRMGEREKELSGAENPSTNNRMELMAAISGLQALNRPCRVTLSTDSMYVKDGITKWVHNWRRNGWRTADKKPVKNAELWQALCAAVEPHQITWKWVKGHAGHEENERVDQLACAAAESVRG, from the coding sequence ATGACCGAGCTTCCCCAAGTCGAGATGTTCACCGATGGCGCCTGCAAGGGCAATCCCGGCCCCGGCGGCTGGGGCGTGCTGATCCGCATGGGGGAGCGCGAGAAGGAACTGTCGGGGGCCGAAAATCCCAGCACCAACAACCGGATGGAACTGATGGCCGCGATCAGCGGGCTTCAGGCGCTTAACCGCCCCTGCCGGGTGACGCTTTCGACCGACAGCATGTACGTCAAGGACGGCATCACCAAGTGGGTCCACAACTGGCGCCGCAACGGCTGGCGCACCGCCGACAAGAAGCCGGTCAAGAATGCCGAGCTGTGGCAGGCGCTGTGCGCGGCGGTCGAGCCGCACCAGATCACCTGGAAGTGGGTGAAGGGTCACGCCGGCCACGAAGAGAATGAGCGGGTCGACCAGCTCGCCTGCGCCGCGGCCGAGAGCGTTCGCGGCTAG
- the ispH gene encoding 4-hydroxy-3-methylbut-2-enyl diphosphate reductase, whose translation MAAMQEGASPLHLIIAAPRGFCAGVERAIRIVELALERYGAPVYVRHEIVHNKFVVDRLKAMGAIFVKEVSEVPDGVPVVFSAHGVPKTVPAEAQGRGLDYLDATCPLVSKVHRQAQRLIEAGRHIIFIGHAGHPEVIGTFGQVPDGAMTLVETEDDVPLLQVADPDNLAFLTQTTLSVDDTAAIVAALHRRFPSIKAPRGEDICYATSNRQSAVKAIVPLVDKMLVIGAPNSSNSLRLAEVAEREGVPARLIQRAVEIDWEWLGSPKAVGLTAGASAPEVLVEEVIEALSERFILTMEELKHVPEGLTFKLPRELVA comes from the coding sequence ATGGCCGCCATGCAAGAAGGCGCCAGCCCCCTCCACCTGATCATCGCAGCGCCGCGCGGTTTCTGCGCCGGCGTCGAACGCGCCATCCGCATCGTCGAGCTCGCGCTCGAGCGGTACGGCGCGCCGGTCTATGTCCGCCACGAGATCGTCCACAACAAGTTCGTGGTCGACCGATTGAAGGCGATGGGGGCGATTTTCGTCAAGGAAGTGTCGGAGGTACCGGACGGCGTGCCGGTGGTGTTCTCCGCCCACGGCGTCCCCAAGACCGTTCCGGCCGAGGCGCAGGGCCGCGGGCTCGACTATCTCGATGCGACCTGCCCGCTGGTCAGCAAGGTCCATCGCCAGGCCCAGCGGCTGATCGAGGCCGGGCGCCACATCATCTTCATCGGCCATGCCGGTCATCCGGAAGTGATCGGCACCTTCGGCCAAGTGCCTGACGGCGCCATGACCCTGGTCGAGACCGAGGACGACGTTCCACTGCTGCAGGTGGCCGACCCCGACAATCTGGCGTTCCTGACGCAGACCACGCTGTCGGTCGACGACACCGCCGCGATCGTCGCGGCGCTTCACCGCCGCTTTCCGTCGATCAAGGCGCCACGCGGCGAGGACATCTGCTACGCCACCTCCAACCGCCAGTCGGCGGTCAAGGCGATCGTCCCCCTGGTCGACAAGATGCTGGTGATCGGCGCACCCAACAGCTCCAATTCGCTGCGCTTGGCCGAAGTCGCCGAGCGCGAGGGCGTGCCCGCCCGGCTGATCCAGCGCGCGGTGGAGATCGACTGGGAGTGGCTCGGTTCGCCCAAGGCGGTCGGCCTCACCGCCGGCGCCTCGGCCCCCGAAGTGCTGGTCGAGGAAGTGATCGAGGCTCTGTCGGAGCGCTTCATCCTGACCATGGAAGAGCTGAAGCACGTCCCCGAAGGCCTGACCTTCAAGCTTCCGCGCGAGCTGGTCGCCTAG
- a CDS encoding vanadium-dependent haloperoxidase, which produces MRLTSMLAATALGLVAAPASADTICEWMDFAQKQLPQGPAPAMGLTQAPTGENDHALTKVALAMFEAVNAIDHRYRSYVGLAPGAVVANQQAAAMTAAIQVLKAHPAARKTELEESYELALAGMPDGQAKQAGIALGQAAAAAVLKLPDIDSKIVQAPYRPLVIPGQWVPTALPATGPYSIAYRPWVLKRADEVRPAPPPALTSERYARDLEEVRRLGARSSTERTKVQTLMARYRITSNEMPALRMVADQDGRRLVDNARLFALYGMLVDDLQIAMSDGKLHYGFWRPITAIRNADKDDNPATQADPGWLPLMNTPNHAEYPCGHCLYAGGIAEMMTTVGGKAPAWGVRVGSMSLPNSAIQVLPDWNEWAKQVSFSRTLGGVHYRFSNEAGDEMGRKLARLTLERALQPLPASELRPAS; this is translated from the coding sequence ATGCGCCTAACTTCGATGCTTGCTGCAACCGCGCTTGGCCTGGTCGCCGCTCCTGCTTCCGCCGACACGATCTGCGAATGGATGGACTTCGCGCAGAAGCAATTGCCGCAGGGACCTGCTCCGGCAATGGGGCTGACCCAGGCGCCGACCGGTGAGAACGACCATGCCCTGACCAAGGTCGCGCTGGCGATGTTCGAAGCGGTGAACGCGATCGATCATCGCTATCGTAGCTACGTCGGACTGGCGCCGGGCGCAGTCGTCGCCAACCAGCAGGCCGCCGCCATGACCGCTGCCATCCAGGTGCTGAAGGCGCATCCCGCAGCACGCAAGACCGAGCTTGAGGAAAGCTACGAGCTTGCGCTGGCGGGAATGCCCGACGGACAGGCCAAGCAGGCCGGCATCGCACTGGGGCAGGCCGCCGCCGCCGCGGTGCTGAAGCTGCCCGACATCGATTCGAAGATCGTCCAGGCGCCTTATCGCCCGCTGGTCATCCCGGGCCAATGGGTGCCCACCGCGCTTCCCGCTACCGGGCCGTATAGCATCGCTTACCGGCCGTGGGTACTGAAACGCGCGGACGAGGTTCGCCCCGCCCCGCCGCCGGCCCTAACCAGCGAACGCTACGCCCGCGACCTGGAGGAAGTGCGCCGGCTGGGCGCGCGGTCCAGCACCGAGCGGACCAAGGTCCAGACGCTGATGGCGCGCTATCGGATCACCAGCAACGAAATGCCGGCGCTACGGATGGTCGCCGACCAGGACGGTCGGCGGCTGGTCGACAATGCGCGGCTGTTCGCGCTTTACGGGATGCTGGTCGACGACCTGCAGATCGCCATGTCCGACGGCAAGCTGCATTACGGCTTCTGGCGCCCGATTACCGCGATCCGCAATGCCGACAAGGACGATAATCCCGCGACTCAGGCCGATCCCGGCTGGCTGCCGCTGATGAACACTCCCAACCATGCCGAATATCCGTGCGGCCACTGCCTCTATGCGGGCGGCATCGCTGAAATGATGACGACGGTCGGCGGCAAGGCGCCGGCGTGGGGCGTGCGGGTCGGGTCGATGTCGCTGCCCAACAGCGCGATACAGGTGCTGCCCGACTGGAACGAATGGGCCAAGCAGGTCAGCTTCTCCCGCACGCTGGGCGGGGTGCATTACCGCTTCAGCAACGAGGCCGGCGACGAAATGGGGCGCAAGCTGGCCCGGCTGACGCTGGAGCGGGCGCTTCAGCCGCTCCCCGCGTCCGAACTGAGACCAGCGTCGTGA